A segment of the Desulfofundulus kuznetsovii DSM 6115 genome:
TCACCAATAGACATGACCATGGATTTGAAAGAAGTCAACGGGAAGCCCGTTGCCAAGCGGGGGCGCATACCCGGCATTACCCCAAATCCCCGTTTGCAGAGGATCCTTTAAACATCGACCTTCTCCACAAAATAAAAAACGGCTTGACAGCCGCTTTTTTTAGATAGCCCTTTGCACCTTGCCGCTGCGCAGGCAGCGGGTGCACACCAGGATCCTTCTGGGAGTACCGTTGACCAGAGCCCTTACCCGCTGTAAGTTGGGTTGCCAGGTTCTTTTGGTCCGGATGTGGGAGTGGCTTACCTGCATCCCAACCACCACACCTTTACCGCAAACAGCACATTTCCTGGCCAATAGAGCCACCTCCTTTTGCAAGACCACTCTTTACATTCTAGCAAAAATACCACTGCCGTGCAAGGTGGAACGGGTGAAGGTGTCCCAGATTTTTCTCATAGAATTCCCGGGCTTGCCGTGGCGGAAAGGAACGCCGCCCGGCGGGGAAGGCAGGGGCCTGTCCCGGCGGCAGGGGTTGAAAAGGGGGTAAAACCTTTCAAGGCAAACCCAATGGTTGAAGTTGATTTTGAGCAGTATCCCGTACAATATTTGAAAATGGTGGGACCACGCCGTTTTGCCCTGCTGAAGAGATTGGGGATCAGGACGGTAAAAGATTTGCTTTACCACTTTCCCCGGGAATACCAGGAACGCACGGTAAAGCCGTCTTATGCCTGTGCCCATGGGGAACAGGTTACCCTGCAGGGAAGGGTTGTGGGAGTCACCGAGTTAAGCCCCAGATCCGGATTATGGATCACAAGGGTAAAAGTGCAGGAACCGACGGGGCACTTTTTTGCCGTCTGGTTTAACCAGCGCTACATAAAAAAACTGTTTACTGCCGGCAGCCGCGTACAGGTTACGGGAAAAATTGAACGTCGCTTTGGAGAAATTCAGCTGCTGGTTGCCGATTATGAATTGTTGGAGGGCGAGGAGCCCGTACCACAGGAGGGTATAGTGCCTATTTATCCCCTTACGGAACAATTGACCCAGCGTCTCATGCGGTCCTTGATGCGCCTTGCCCTGGACGAGTGGACGCCCCGCATCAACGATTTCCTCCCCCCGGGGGTGCGGCAGAAATTTTTCCTGCCCGAGCT
Coding sequences within it:
- the rpmB gene encoding 50S ribosomal protein L28 → MARKCAVCGKGVVVGMQVSHSHIRTKRTWQPNLQRVRALVNGTPRRILVCTRCLRSGKVQRAI